The proteins below come from a single Gimesia alba genomic window:
- a CDS encoding pirin family protein, giving the protein MIRIRKAQERGHADHGWLDTFHTFSFADYQDPEHMRFRALRVMNEDVVQPGQGFGTHPHRDMEIVTYVLEGALEHKDSMGHGEVLRAGEFQRMSAGTGITHSEFNPSETEPVHLYQIWLYPERKGIEPSYEQKRFPRSEQQNQLRLVASPQAEQGALLIHQDAQIFLSQIDKGETVSYELAEGRHAWLQVLRGTVVLNDMPLETSDGAAISDIREITILATDNAEIMLFDLA; this is encoded by the coding sequence ATGATTCGCATACGCAAAGCACAGGAACGGGGGCACGCCGACCATGGCTGGCTTGATACGTTCCACACATTTTCCTTCGCTGATTACCAGGATCCGGAGCACATGCGGTTTCGGGCGCTGCGGGTGATGAATGAAGATGTTGTTCAGCCCGGGCAGGGTTTCGGCACACATCCGCATCGGGATATGGAGATTGTCACCTATGTTCTGGAAGGTGCGCTCGAACACAAAGATTCAATGGGGCACGGCGAAGTGCTGCGCGCGGGTGAATTCCAGCGAATGTCGGCAGGCACCGGCATCACGCACAGCGAATTCAATCCGTCAGAGACCGAGCCCGTGCACCTGTATCAGATCTGGCTATATCCCGAGCGGAAAGGAATCGAGCCGAGTTACGAACAAAAACGCTTTCCCAGGAGCGAGCAGCAGAATCAACTACGGCTCGTCGCATCACCTCAGGCAGAGCAGGGGGCGTTGTTGATTCATCAGGACGCACAGATTTTTCTGTCGCAAATCGACAAAGGAGAAACGGTCTCTTATGAACTGGCAGAAGGACGGCACGCCTGGCTGCAGGTCTTACGCGGGACAGTAGTGCTGAATGATATGCCACTGGAAACCAGCGATGGGGCTGCGATCAGTGATATTCGAGAGATAACGATCCTGGCTACCGACAACGCGGAGATCATGCTATTTGATCTGGCTTAA
- a CDS encoding ferredoxin, translating to MSQKPWYELSDYTIRRSGLKAKLEDFNAFDGIFSERNRFNIPGPFYCGQTDNCLTGRLEAPDNVMYDENGYEFLFRQPINHSELENVVSAANFDPFCGYAADGNQHWTLTLISDWWKSRDDLLAEVDALRTLNDNVDEWQAYLTGPAIEYLRQYAFFIEEGRLPEARDHLPRL from the coding sequence ATGAGTCAAAAGCCGTGGTATGAATTGAGTGATTACACCATCCGACGATCAGGCCTGAAAGCGAAACTAGAAGACTTCAATGCCTTCGACGGGATATTTTCAGAACGGAACCGGTTTAACATACCCGGCCCTTTTTATTGCGGCCAGACAGACAACTGCCTGACAGGGAGACTTGAAGCACCTGACAATGTCATGTACGACGAAAATGGTTATGAATTTCTCTTCCGTCAGCCAATCAATCATTCCGAACTGGAGAACGTGGTGAGCGCTGCAAACTTTGACCCATTCTGTGGCTACGCGGCCGATGGAAACCAACACTGGACTCTCACCCTGATCAGTGACTGGTGGAAGTCGCGTGATGACCTGCTGGCTGAAGTGGACGCTTTGCGCACGTTGAACGATAACGTAGACGAGTGGCAAGCCTATCTCACCGGCCCGGCGATTGAATATCTCCGGCAATATGCTTTTTTTATCGAAGAAGGACGTCTGCCGGAGGCACGGGATCATCTGCCACGATTATGA